Sequence from the Elusimicrobiota bacterium genome:
AAGTGAAGGTCCTCGCGGCGGGTCGCAAGGAACCCGCCTACGTCCACGGGGAAGTCTTTGGTGGCGCTCATGGTGCAGCCGTCGGAATGGGAGCAGAATTCCCGGACAATGTCGGCGATGGAACGTTGGGCGTATCCCGGCTCCCGTTCGCGGATGAACCACGCGTTCTCCCGCAACCGGCAGGCGTCGATGAACACGAGCGCCCCGACCGATCGGGCGTATTGATGCACTTCCCGGATGTTTTGCATCGACACGGGGTGCCCGCCGACGGCGTTGACGGAGGTTTCGACCATGACGTAGGCGATCCGGTCGGCGCCGTGGTCGCGGACGAACGCTTTTAGAGCCTCCAAATCCAAATTGCCCTTGAAGGGATGGTCTCCGTGGAGGTCGTGGGCCTCTGCGACCGGAATGGCCCGGGGCTCGGCGCCGAGAACCTCCGGATGCAGGCGGGTGGTGGGGAACAGCAGATTGTGCAGAACGACTTTCCCCGGCGCGGCGAGCGTCGAGGCCAGGACCAGTTCGGCCGTCCGCCCCTGGGCCGCGGGAAGGACGTGCTCGTAGCCGTAGCCCTCCTGGAACAGAGCCCCCAAAGACATGAAGTCGGACTCGCGCCGGCCTTTGCCGGAGGGGAAGCGGGCGGTTCCGGGAAGATGCATGAGACTGTCCGTCACGAGGTCGACGCGCGCCAGTTGGTTGGTGATCAGGTGCGTGTTGCCGTGAACGCCGTTCAGCACCTCCCGGCGCGCGGCGCGGGAAAAGCGCACCGCCAAGCGCATGAGGCCCAGGCGATGCAGCCGCAGAAACAGCGCGCCCGGTTTGTCCACTATTTCTTAACGGCGCCGGGAATCCGCCCCTCCATCGGGTCGTAGAACCGGAAGTTCGGCGCCAGCGCCAAGGAGCCCCAGCCGGTTAAAACTTTAAAGATTTCGTTGGCCATAAGAACGCACGTCAGCCAGACCATGGGCGCGAGCGTCGTGCCTTCCCCTTTTTGCATGAGGCGTTCGACGGTGGGCGGGGGATAGTATTCGGCCAGGCCTTCGACCCCCTGCAATTGCCGGAGGGAATGGAGAATCAATTCACGGCTCTCCTGGTCGGAAATGCTCGCCACGGCCCGGCCGATGGTCGGCAAAGCGTAGACTTCCTCCAGAGTGGGCGTGTCGGCCGTGAAAACGCGGACGTTCCCGTACGCCACGGCCCATCCCTCGATCAGCGGGATCTTTTTGGCCCGGGCCGCCCGGCTAAGGGTCACGATGGCGCGAATGTCGTCGATGCTGAGAGCGACGGCGTCGACGCCTTCCAGAACCTCGCCGATGTTTTGGTCGGTCATTGTGAGGTATTTGCGCGTGCGGATGGCGGGGTTGATTCGGCGGAGGAACTCCTCGGTTACCTCTGTTTTCAGCCGACCGTTGGTGTCCGTGAACGAATAGATCTGGCGGTTGGAATTGGTGGGTTCAAAGGTCCCGTGGTCCACCAGAACAAAGGATTCGACCCCCAGCCTGGCCAGATTTTCGACGACGACACCGCCCAGACCGCCGAGCCCGCAGACGGCCACGCAAGCTTTGCGGAGGATTTCCTGGTCTTTTTCCGTCAGCAAACCCATGTTGCGATTGACTTGTTTTTGATAGTGATCGGACCAGACCATACGGCCTCCAATGGGGAATTTGCGATGCTCCATCATGTCACGTTCGGGAGGGGAAATCAACGTCGCAAATCATGCCCGGAATCCATGGTGCGGGTCTCTGGCCCGCAACCAATCGGGGGATTTTTTCCAATGGATCCAAACGACTTTCGAGGCGTGTCGGCCTGTTCCCAGGCGCACCGATCTGACGCGGGATTTCCAAA
This genomic interval carries:
- a CDS encoding ThiF family adenylyltransferase, which encodes MVWSDHYQKQVNRNMGLLTEKDQEILRKACVAVCGLGGLGGVVVENLARLGVESFVLVDHGTFEPTNSNRQIYSFTDTNGRLKTEVTEEFLRRINPAIRTRKYLTMTDQNIGEVLEGVDAVALSIDDIRAIVTLSRAARAKKIPLIEGWAVAYGNVRVFTADTPTLEEVYALPTIGRAVASISDQESRELILHSLRQLQGVEGLAEYYPPPTVERLMQKGEGTTLAPMVWLTCVLMANEIFKVLTGWGSLALAPNFRFYDPMEGRIPGAVKK
- a CDS encoding tryptophanase codes for the protein MDKPGALFLRLHRLGLMRLAVRFSRAARREVLNGVHGNTHLITNQLARVDLVTDSLMHLPGTARFPSGKGRRESDFMSLGALFQEGYGYEHVLPAAQGRTAELVLASTLAAPGKVVLHNLLFPTTRLHPEVLGAEPRAIPVAEAHDLHGDHPFKGNLDLEALKAFVRDHGADRIAYVMVETSVNAVGGHPVSMQNIREVHQYARSVGALVFIDACRLRENAWFIREREPGYAQRSIADIVREFCSHSDGCTMSATKDFPVDVGGFLATRREDLHFKFQDRLMLVGEGLSVDAKARLYSVLRKSLRSEKLLRRRVRNARELWTRLKAAGVPVVSPPAGYAVFIDTAGLLGCLPKDRHPERAFLYQLYLESGILAAENMLTPEQEAKGVRMIRLAIPLGHYNPGTMKWVAGRVADLWSRRREIPGLKQTRRPDCRTGDYLAEYERL